Proteins found in one Poecilia reticulata strain Guanapo linkage group LG6, Guppy_female_1.0+MT, whole genome shotgun sequence genomic segment:
- the clpxb gene encoding ATP-dependent Clp protease ATP-binding subunit clpX-like, mitochondrial isoform X2, with product MSCPCTSAARLLLNSAHRGLSCSRFQLFSLSRRGSREAHFRPRVCVRSFSETAVCYAAKDGTTKDSGSDSGKKSVGDGKRMSGSGGSGKGGSQLRCPKCGDPCTHVETFVSSTRFVKCEKCHHFFVVLSETDSKKGLNKETESEAELVRRAFAQKPPPPPKKIYAYLDKYVVGQSYAKKVLAVAVYNHYKRIYNNIPAGSRQQVEVEKQPSLTPRELEMRRREDEYRFTKLLQIAGISPHGNALGATMQQQASQQPPQEKRGGEVLDSTHAEIKLEKSNIILLGPTGSGKTLLAQTLARCLDVPFAICDCTTLTQAGYVGEDIESVIAKLLQDANYSVEKAQQGIVFLDEVDKIGSVPGIHQLRDVGGEGVQQGLLKLLEGTIVNVPEKNSRKLRGETVQVDTTNILFVASGAFNGLDRIISRRKNEKYLGFGTPSNLGKGRRAAAAADLANSSGETDAVAEIEEKDRLLKHVEARDLIEFGMIPEFVGRLPVVVPLHSLDEDTLVRILTEPRNAVVPQYQALFSMDKCELNVTPDALRAIARLALERKTGARGLRSIMEKLLLEPMFEVPHSDIGAVELDKDVVQGKTQPRYIRTPAKDTAEEEYDSGIEEENWPRQADAANN from the exons ATGTCCTGTCCATGCACCTCGGCTGCCAGGTTGCTCCTAAACTCTGCTCACAGAG GGTTGTCATGTTCCCGATTCCAGCTGTTCTCCCTGAGTCGTCGGGGGTCTCGGGAAGCTCATTTTCGtccacgtgtgtgtgtgaggtcgTTTTCAGAAACGGCCGTCTGTTACGCTGCTAAAGATGGGACAACAAAGGACAGTGGGAGTGACAGTGGAAAA aaaagTGTTGGTGATGGGAAGAGGATGTCTGGCTCTGGAGGGTCAGGAAAAGGTGGAAGCCAGCTACGTTGCCCCAAATGCGGAGACCCCTGCACACATGTAGAGACCTTTGTAT catcaACACGGTTTGTGAAATGTGAGAAGTGTCATCACTTTTTCGTGGTCTTGTCTGAAACGGACTCTAAAAAAGGGCTAAACAAAGAGACCGAATCAGAAGCCGAGTTGGTCAGACGGGCTTTCGCGCAGAAACCGCCTCCGCCTCCCAAGAAG atttatgccTATCTGGACAAGTATGTTGTTGGCCAGTCGTATGCAAAGAAGGTCTTGGCGGTGGCCGTGTATAATCACTACAAGCGCATCTACAACAACATCCCTGCAGGCAGCCGAcagcaggtggaggtggagaAGCAGCCATCTTTAACGCCACGAG AGCTAGAGATGAGAAGACGAGAGGATGAATACAGATTCACAA aactgCTGCAGATCGCAGGGATCAGTCCCCACGGTAACGCTCTGGGCGCCACCATGCAGCAGCAGGCGAGTCAGCAGCCGCCTCAGGAGAAGAGGGGCGGCGAAGTCCTGGACTCTACTCACGCCGAGATTAAACTGGAGAAGAGCAACATTATACTCCTCGGTCCTACCGGTTCAG GAAAAACATTGCTGGCGCAGACGCTGGCCCGCTGTCTTGATGTTCCGTTTGCGATCTGCGACTGCACCACCCTCACTCAAGCTGGATATGTGGGCGAGGACATCGAGTCGGTCATCGCCAAACTTCTGCAGGATGCCAACTACTCAGTGGAGAAAGCACAACAAG GTATTGTGTTCCTGGATGAAGTTGATAAGATTGGCAGCGTTCCTGGGATCCATCAGCTGAGAGATGTGGGAGGAGAGGGAGTTCAGCAG GGTTTGCTGAAACTCCTGGAGGGTACAATCGTCAACGTTCCAGAGAAAAACTCCAGAAAGCTGAGAGGTGAAACGGTGCAGGTCGACACAACCAACATCCTGTTTGTTGCTTCGGGAGCCTTCAACGGCCTCGACAGGATAATAAGCCGACGGAAGAACGAGAAG TATTTGGGATTTGGAACGCCCTCTAACTTGGGGAAAGGTCGCCGGGCGGCCGCAGCAGCAGACTTGGCCAACAGCAGCGGCGAGACGGACGCGGTCGCGGAGATCGAGGAGAAGGACCGGCTGCTGAAGCACGTCGAGGCGAGGGACCTGATCGAGTTCGGCATGATTCCGGAGTTTGTCGGCCGTCTTCCTGTCGTCGTTCCTCTGCACAGCCTGGATGAGGACACTCTGGTCCGAATCTTGACTGAACCGCGAAACGCTGTGGTTCCACAGTACCAGGCTCTGTTCAGCATGGACAAA tgtGAACTTAACGTGACCCCGGATGCCTTGAGAGCCATCGCCAGATTGGCTTTGGAGAGGAAAACTGGAGCTCGTGGCCTCAGATCCATTatg GAGAAACTTCTTCTTGAGCCCATGTTTGAGGTGCCTCACTCAGATATCGGTGCTGTTGAACTGGACAAAGATGTCGTTCAGGGAAAAACGCAGCCTAGATACATCCG AACCCCCGCCAAGGATACGGCAGAGGAGGAGTACGACTCCGGCATCGAGGAGGAGAACTGGCCCCGGCAGGCTGACGCTGCTAATAACTGA
- the clpxb gene encoding ATP-dependent Clp protease ATP-binding subunit clpX-like, mitochondrial isoform X1 has product MSCPCTSAARLLLNSAHRGKQGKVHILPTKGLSCSRFQLFSLSRRGSREAHFRPRVCVRSFSETAVCYAAKDGTTKDSGSDSGKKSVGDGKRMSGSGGSGKGGSQLRCPKCGDPCTHVETFVSSTRFVKCEKCHHFFVVLSETDSKKGLNKETESEAELVRRAFAQKPPPPPKKIYAYLDKYVVGQSYAKKVLAVAVYNHYKRIYNNIPAGSRQQVEVEKQPSLTPRELEMRRREDEYRFTKLLQIAGISPHGNALGATMQQQASQQPPQEKRGGEVLDSTHAEIKLEKSNIILLGPTGSGKTLLAQTLARCLDVPFAICDCTTLTQAGYVGEDIESVIAKLLQDANYSVEKAQQGIVFLDEVDKIGSVPGIHQLRDVGGEGVQQGLLKLLEGTIVNVPEKNSRKLRGETVQVDTTNILFVASGAFNGLDRIISRRKNEKYLGFGTPSNLGKGRRAAAAADLANSSGETDAVAEIEEKDRLLKHVEARDLIEFGMIPEFVGRLPVVVPLHSLDEDTLVRILTEPRNAVVPQYQALFSMDKCELNVTPDALRAIARLALERKTGARGLRSIMEKLLLEPMFEVPHSDIGAVELDKDVVQGKTQPRYIRTPAKDTAEEEYDSGIEEENWPRQADAANN; this is encoded by the exons ATGTCCTGTCCATGCACCTCGGCTGCCAGGTTGCTCCTAAACTCTGCTCACAGAGGTAAGCAAGGGAAAGTCCACATACTGCCAACCAAAG GGTTGTCATGTTCCCGATTCCAGCTGTTCTCCCTGAGTCGTCGGGGGTCTCGGGAAGCTCATTTTCGtccacgtgtgtgtgtgaggtcgTTTTCAGAAACGGCCGTCTGTTACGCTGCTAAAGATGGGACAACAAAGGACAGTGGGAGTGACAGTGGAAAA aaaagTGTTGGTGATGGGAAGAGGATGTCTGGCTCTGGAGGGTCAGGAAAAGGTGGAAGCCAGCTACGTTGCCCCAAATGCGGAGACCCCTGCACACATGTAGAGACCTTTGTAT catcaACACGGTTTGTGAAATGTGAGAAGTGTCATCACTTTTTCGTGGTCTTGTCTGAAACGGACTCTAAAAAAGGGCTAAACAAAGAGACCGAATCAGAAGCCGAGTTGGTCAGACGGGCTTTCGCGCAGAAACCGCCTCCGCCTCCCAAGAAG atttatgccTATCTGGACAAGTATGTTGTTGGCCAGTCGTATGCAAAGAAGGTCTTGGCGGTGGCCGTGTATAATCACTACAAGCGCATCTACAACAACATCCCTGCAGGCAGCCGAcagcaggtggaggtggagaAGCAGCCATCTTTAACGCCACGAG AGCTAGAGATGAGAAGACGAGAGGATGAATACAGATTCACAA aactgCTGCAGATCGCAGGGATCAGTCCCCACGGTAACGCTCTGGGCGCCACCATGCAGCAGCAGGCGAGTCAGCAGCCGCCTCAGGAGAAGAGGGGCGGCGAAGTCCTGGACTCTACTCACGCCGAGATTAAACTGGAGAAGAGCAACATTATACTCCTCGGTCCTACCGGTTCAG GAAAAACATTGCTGGCGCAGACGCTGGCCCGCTGTCTTGATGTTCCGTTTGCGATCTGCGACTGCACCACCCTCACTCAAGCTGGATATGTGGGCGAGGACATCGAGTCGGTCATCGCCAAACTTCTGCAGGATGCCAACTACTCAGTGGAGAAAGCACAACAAG GTATTGTGTTCCTGGATGAAGTTGATAAGATTGGCAGCGTTCCTGGGATCCATCAGCTGAGAGATGTGGGAGGAGAGGGAGTTCAGCAG GGTTTGCTGAAACTCCTGGAGGGTACAATCGTCAACGTTCCAGAGAAAAACTCCAGAAAGCTGAGAGGTGAAACGGTGCAGGTCGACACAACCAACATCCTGTTTGTTGCTTCGGGAGCCTTCAACGGCCTCGACAGGATAATAAGCCGACGGAAGAACGAGAAG TATTTGGGATTTGGAACGCCCTCTAACTTGGGGAAAGGTCGCCGGGCGGCCGCAGCAGCAGACTTGGCCAACAGCAGCGGCGAGACGGACGCGGTCGCGGAGATCGAGGAGAAGGACCGGCTGCTGAAGCACGTCGAGGCGAGGGACCTGATCGAGTTCGGCATGATTCCGGAGTTTGTCGGCCGTCTTCCTGTCGTCGTTCCTCTGCACAGCCTGGATGAGGACACTCTGGTCCGAATCTTGACTGAACCGCGAAACGCTGTGGTTCCACAGTACCAGGCTCTGTTCAGCATGGACAAA tgtGAACTTAACGTGACCCCGGATGCCTTGAGAGCCATCGCCAGATTGGCTTTGGAGAGGAAAACTGGAGCTCGTGGCCTCAGATCCATTatg GAGAAACTTCTTCTTGAGCCCATGTTTGAGGTGCCTCACTCAGATATCGGTGCTGTTGAACTGGACAAAGATGTCGTTCAGGGAAAAACGCAGCCTAGATACATCCG AACCCCCGCCAAGGATACGGCAGAGGAGGAGTACGACTCCGGCATCGAGGAGGAGAACTGGCCCCGGCAGGCTGACGCTGCTAATAACTGA
- the clpxb gene encoding ATP-dependent Clp protease ATP-binding subunit clpX-like, mitochondrial isoform X4 — protein sequence MSCPCTSAARLLLNSAHRGLSCSRFQLFSLSRRGSREAHFRPRVCVRSFSETAVCYAAKDGTTKDSGSDSGKKSVGDGKRMSGSGGSGKGGSQLRCPKCGDPCTHVETFVSSTRFVKCEKCHHFFVVLSETDSKKGLNKETESEAELVRRAFAQKPPPPPKKIYAYLDKYVVGQSYAKKVLAVAVYNHYKRIYNNIPAGSRQQVEVEKQPSLTPRELLQIAGISPHGNALGATMQQQASQQPPQEKRGGEVLDSTHAEIKLEKSNIILLGPTGSGKTLLAQTLARCLDVPFAICDCTTLTQAGYVGEDIESVIAKLLQDANYSVEKAQQGIVFLDEVDKIGSVPGIHQLRDVGGEGVQQGLLKLLEGTIVNVPEKNSRKLRGETVQVDTTNILFVASGAFNGLDRIISRRKNEKYLGFGTPSNLGKGRRAAAAADLANSSGETDAVAEIEEKDRLLKHVEARDLIEFGMIPEFVGRLPVVVPLHSLDEDTLVRILTEPRNAVVPQYQALFSMDKCELNVTPDALRAIARLALERKTGARGLRSIMEKLLLEPMFEVPHSDIGAVELDKDVVQGKTQPRYIRTPAKDTAEEEYDSGIEEENWPRQADAANN from the exons ATGTCCTGTCCATGCACCTCGGCTGCCAGGTTGCTCCTAAACTCTGCTCACAGAG GGTTGTCATGTTCCCGATTCCAGCTGTTCTCCCTGAGTCGTCGGGGGTCTCGGGAAGCTCATTTTCGtccacgtgtgtgtgtgaggtcgTTTTCAGAAACGGCCGTCTGTTACGCTGCTAAAGATGGGACAACAAAGGACAGTGGGAGTGACAGTGGAAAA aaaagTGTTGGTGATGGGAAGAGGATGTCTGGCTCTGGAGGGTCAGGAAAAGGTGGAAGCCAGCTACGTTGCCCCAAATGCGGAGACCCCTGCACACATGTAGAGACCTTTGTAT catcaACACGGTTTGTGAAATGTGAGAAGTGTCATCACTTTTTCGTGGTCTTGTCTGAAACGGACTCTAAAAAAGGGCTAAACAAAGAGACCGAATCAGAAGCCGAGTTGGTCAGACGGGCTTTCGCGCAGAAACCGCCTCCGCCTCCCAAGAAG atttatgccTATCTGGACAAGTATGTTGTTGGCCAGTCGTATGCAAAGAAGGTCTTGGCGGTGGCCGTGTATAATCACTACAAGCGCATCTACAACAACATCCCTGCAGGCAGCCGAcagcaggtggaggtggagaAGCAGCCATCTTTAACGCCACGAG aactgCTGCAGATCGCAGGGATCAGTCCCCACGGTAACGCTCTGGGCGCCACCATGCAGCAGCAGGCGAGTCAGCAGCCGCCTCAGGAGAAGAGGGGCGGCGAAGTCCTGGACTCTACTCACGCCGAGATTAAACTGGAGAAGAGCAACATTATACTCCTCGGTCCTACCGGTTCAG GAAAAACATTGCTGGCGCAGACGCTGGCCCGCTGTCTTGATGTTCCGTTTGCGATCTGCGACTGCACCACCCTCACTCAAGCTGGATATGTGGGCGAGGACATCGAGTCGGTCATCGCCAAACTTCTGCAGGATGCCAACTACTCAGTGGAGAAAGCACAACAAG GTATTGTGTTCCTGGATGAAGTTGATAAGATTGGCAGCGTTCCTGGGATCCATCAGCTGAGAGATGTGGGAGGAGAGGGAGTTCAGCAG GGTTTGCTGAAACTCCTGGAGGGTACAATCGTCAACGTTCCAGAGAAAAACTCCAGAAAGCTGAGAGGTGAAACGGTGCAGGTCGACACAACCAACATCCTGTTTGTTGCTTCGGGAGCCTTCAACGGCCTCGACAGGATAATAAGCCGACGGAAGAACGAGAAG TATTTGGGATTTGGAACGCCCTCTAACTTGGGGAAAGGTCGCCGGGCGGCCGCAGCAGCAGACTTGGCCAACAGCAGCGGCGAGACGGACGCGGTCGCGGAGATCGAGGAGAAGGACCGGCTGCTGAAGCACGTCGAGGCGAGGGACCTGATCGAGTTCGGCATGATTCCGGAGTTTGTCGGCCGTCTTCCTGTCGTCGTTCCTCTGCACAGCCTGGATGAGGACACTCTGGTCCGAATCTTGACTGAACCGCGAAACGCTGTGGTTCCACAGTACCAGGCTCTGTTCAGCATGGACAAA tgtGAACTTAACGTGACCCCGGATGCCTTGAGAGCCATCGCCAGATTGGCTTTGGAGAGGAAAACTGGAGCTCGTGGCCTCAGATCCATTatg GAGAAACTTCTTCTTGAGCCCATGTTTGAGGTGCCTCACTCAGATATCGGTGCTGTTGAACTGGACAAAGATGTCGTTCAGGGAAAAACGCAGCCTAGATACATCCG AACCCCCGCCAAGGATACGGCAGAGGAGGAGTACGACTCCGGCATCGAGGAGGAGAACTGGCCCCGGCAGGCTGACGCTGCTAATAACTGA
- the clpxb gene encoding ATP-dependent Clp protease ATP-binding subunit clpX-like, mitochondrial isoform X3, which produces MSCPCTSAARLLLNSAHRGKQGKVHILPTKGLSCSRFQLFSLSRRGSREAHFRPRVCVRSFSETAVCYAAKDGTTKDSGSDSGKKSVGDGKRMSGSGGSGKGGSQLRCPKCGDPCTHVETFVSSTRFVKCEKCHHFFVVLSETDSKKGLNKETESEAELVRRAFAQKPPPPPKKIYAYLDKYVVGQSYAKKVLAVAVYNHYKRIYNNIPAGSRQQVEVEKQPSLTPRELLQIAGISPHGNALGATMQQQASQQPPQEKRGGEVLDSTHAEIKLEKSNIILLGPTGSGKTLLAQTLARCLDVPFAICDCTTLTQAGYVGEDIESVIAKLLQDANYSVEKAQQGIVFLDEVDKIGSVPGIHQLRDVGGEGVQQGLLKLLEGTIVNVPEKNSRKLRGETVQVDTTNILFVASGAFNGLDRIISRRKNEKYLGFGTPSNLGKGRRAAAAADLANSSGETDAVAEIEEKDRLLKHVEARDLIEFGMIPEFVGRLPVVVPLHSLDEDTLVRILTEPRNAVVPQYQALFSMDKCELNVTPDALRAIARLALERKTGARGLRSIMEKLLLEPMFEVPHSDIGAVELDKDVVQGKTQPRYIRTPAKDTAEEEYDSGIEEENWPRQADAANN; this is translated from the exons ATGTCCTGTCCATGCACCTCGGCTGCCAGGTTGCTCCTAAACTCTGCTCACAGAGGTAAGCAAGGGAAAGTCCACATACTGCCAACCAAAG GGTTGTCATGTTCCCGATTCCAGCTGTTCTCCCTGAGTCGTCGGGGGTCTCGGGAAGCTCATTTTCGtccacgtgtgtgtgtgaggtcgTTTTCAGAAACGGCCGTCTGTTACGCTGCTAAAGATGGGACAACAAAGGACAGTGGGAGTGACAGTGGAAAA aaaagTGTTGGTGATGGGAAGAGGATGTCTGGCTCTGGAGGGTCAGGAAAAGGTGGAAGCCAGCTACGTTGCCCCAAATGCGGAGACCCCTGCACACATGTAGAGACCTTTGTAT catcaACACGGTTTGTGAAATGTGAGAAGTGTCATCACTTTTTCGTGGTCTTGTCTGAAACGGACTCTAAAAAAGGGCTAAACAAAGAGACCGAATCAGAAGCCGAGTTGGTCAGACGGGCTTTCGCGCAGAAACCGCCTCCGCCTCCCAAGAAG atttatgccTATCTGGACAAGTATGTTGTTGGCCAGTCGTATGCAAAGAAGGTCTTGGCGGTGGCCGTGTATAATCACTACAAGCGCATCTACAACAACATCCCTGCAGGCAGCCGAcagcaggtggaggtggagaAGCAGCCATCTTTAACGCCACGAG aactgCTGCAGATCGCAGGGATCAGTCCCCACGGTAACGCTCTGGGCGCCACCATGCAGCAGCAGGCGAGTCAGCAGCCGCCTCAGGAGAAGAGGGGCGGCGAAGTCCTGGACTCTACTCACGCCGAGATTAAACTGGAGAAGAGCAACATTATACTCCTCGGTCCTACCGGTTCAG GAAAAACATTGCTGGCGCAGACGCTGGCCCGCTGTCTTGATGTTCCGTTTGCGATCTGCGACTGCACCACCCTCACTCAAGCTGGATATGTGGGCGAGGACATCGAGTCGGTCATCGCCAAACTTCTGCAGGATGCCAACTACTCAGTGGAGAAAGCACAACAAG GTATTGTGTTCCTGGATGAAGTTGATAAGATTGGCAGCGTTCCTGGGATCCATCAGCTGAGAGATGTGGGAGGAGAGGGAGTTCAGCAG GGTTTGCTGAAACTCCTGGAGGGTACAATCGTCAACGTTCCAGAGAAAAACTCCAGAAAGCTGAGAGGTGAAACGGTGCAGGTCGACACAACCAACATCCTGTTTGTTGCTTCGGGAGCCTTCAACGGCCTCGACAGGATAATAAGCCGACGGAAGAACGAGAAG TATTTGGGATTTGGAACGCCCTCTAACTTGGGGAAAGGTCGCCGGGCGGCCGCAGCAGCAGACTTGGCCAACAGCAGCGGCGAGACGGACGCGGTCGCGGAGATCGAGGAGAAGGACCGGCTGCTGAAGCACGTCGAGGCGAGGGACCTGATCGAGTTCGGCATGATTCCGGAGTTTGTCGGCCGTCTTCCTGTCGTCGTTCCTCTGCACAGCCTGGATGAGGACACTCTGGTCCGAATCTTGACTGAACCGCGAAACGCTGTGGTTCCACAGTACCAGGCTCTGTTCAGCATGGACAAA tgtGAACTTAACGTGACCCCGGATGCCTTGAGAGCCATCGCCAGATTGGCTTTGGAGAGGAAAACTGGAGCTCGTGGCCTCAGATCCATTatg GAGAAACTTCTTCTTGAGCCCATGTTTGAGGTGCCTCACTCAGATATCGGTGCTGTTGAACTGGACAAAGATGTCGTTCAGGGAAAAACGCAGCCTAGATACATCCG AACCCCCGCCAAGGATACGGCAGAGGAGGAGTACGACTCCGGCATCGAGGAGGAGAACTGGCCCCGGCAGGCTGACGCTGCTAATAACTGA
- the LOC103466461 gene encoding protein regulator of cytokinesis 1-like yields the protein MRKSQVHAAESVSYQNRALARMQDIWEEIGISEEKRIQRTNVAHKYIKGLLDMMIVEEEDLKQRLLKSIESCQKELSLLCSELQLPPFKEEEGCTILQMEKNCRTRLEVMKEQKTQRMEDLKGLVAKDRELCDIMCTTPFSIDQHAVPSVKQLEAYRTYLDVLTKEKEHRHDEFVGTKKKIVACMNDLEKSPETSFEMDVMCEDEEAFCLSDDNITALKLLLSQLQERKTENELLCSSFRTKIQELWERLQVPQEERESFSEHMLGSRKKNVEALQAEVLRLELLKMHSMKSFIEAIRAEIAVLWKKCFYSDEQQRAFFAFFDDDFTGELLNLHEDEVRYLKKYHEDHKELFEGVTKWQDNWDLYLELDRKANDPSRFTNRGGNLLKEEKQRTELQKSLPKLEKVLKAQIDSWEEEHGKEFLVNGQKFLEYVQQQWKEHHEKKEKEKLERQMKKTKQTQEDMLYGTMMRTPTKRRIAGTPTPGKMRKMNSTSTFSTPSSILGGTICQTPSMKPPLSASKSLRTPGHGNTMRGLERNKENLSHLRNPPCGTSKSLDAQDLTINSIAGSYSEFARDLSKAATSSVETGLLNSTVSHQ from the exons TCAAGTCCATGCAGCAGAGTCCGTCTCCTACCAGAACAGGGCTCTAGCCAGGATGCAGGATATTTGGGAAGAAATAGGGATCTCTGAAGAGAAGCGGATTCAGAGAACCAACGTTGCACATAAGTACATTAAA GGCTTGCTGGACATGATGATTGTTGAGGAGGAGGATCTAAAGCAGCGGTTGCTAAAAAGCATTGAGTCATGTCAAAAAGAGCTCAGTCTTTTGTGCAGTGAACTGCAGCTGCCGCCCTTTAAG gaggaggaaggctgCACAATCCTCCAGATGGAGAAGAACTGCCGCACTCGTCTAGAAGTgatgaaagaacagaaaacGCAGCGAATGGAGGATCTTAAGGGTCTTGTCGCCAAAGATCGTGAGCTGTGCGACATTATGTGCACCACGCCCTTTAGCATTGACCAGCACGCCGTCCCATCGGTGAAGCAGCTCGAGGCTTATCGTACCTACCTTGATGTGCTCACTAAAGAGAAG GAGCATCGTCATGATGAATTTGTGGGAACCAAGAAAAAGATCGTTGCTTGCATGAATGACCTGGAAAAGAGTCCTGAGACCAGTTTCGAGATGGATGTGATGtgtgaggatgaggaggcattttgtctgtctgatgaCAACATCACTGCCCTGAAACTACTTCTTAGTCAG TTGCAAGAGCGCAAGACGGAAAACGAGCTCCTTTGTTCAAGCTTCCGCACAAAGATCCAGGAATTGTGGGAAAGGCTTCAGGTCCCTCAGGAGGAAAGGGAATCTTTTTCTGAGCACATGCTCGGCTCGAGGAAGAAGAATGTTGAGGCA CTCCAGGCAGAGGTCCTGCGGCTCGAGTTGTTGAAGATGCACAGCATGAAGAGTTTCATAGAGGCCATCAGAGCAGAGATTGCTGTTTTGTGGAAGAAATGCTTCTATAGTGATGAACAGCAGCGCGccttctttgcattttttgacG ATGATTTTACTGGGGAGCTTCTGAACCTGCATGAGGACGAGGTCAGATATCTGAAGAAGTACCACGAGGACCACAAGGAACTGTTTGAGGGAGTCACAAAGTGGCAGGACAACTGGGACTTGTACTTGGAACTAGAT AGAAAGGCCAATGATCCTTCAAGATTTACCAACAGGGGAGGGAACCTCCTAAAGGAAGAAAAGCAGCGAACTGAACTGCAGAAAAGTTTACCCAAG TTGGAGAAGGTTTTGAAGGCCCAGATCGATAGTTGGGAGGAGGAGCACGGCAAAGAGTTCCTTGTGAACGGACAGAAATTTCTGGAATATGTGCAGCAGCAGTGGAAAGAACACCACgagaaaaaggagaaggagaaacTTGAAAGG caaatgaagaaaactaAGCAAACACAAGAGGATATGCTGTATGGAACAATGATGAGAACACCAACTAAACGACGAATTGCAGGCACTCCCACGCCTGGAAAGATGAGGAAG aTGAATAGCACTTCGACCTTTTCCACTCCAAGCAGCATTCTTGGTGGAACCATTTGCCAGACGCCCTCAATGAAACCACCTCTGTCTGCCAGCAAG AGTCTGCGAACCCCAGGACACGGAAATACGATGCGGGGATTAGAGCGGAATAAGGAAAACCTCTCCCATCTCAGAAACCCTCCATGTGGCACGTCAAAGTCTCTGGATGCTCAAGATCTCACCATTAACTCTATTGCTGGCTCCTATTCTGAATTTGCG AGGGACCTCTCAAAGGCTGCTACATCGTCTGTGGAGACGGGGCTGCTGAACTCCACTGTCAGCCATCAGTAA
- the LOC103466462 gene encoding ubiquitin-associated protein 1-like, with protein MMNILEDVPFQTPLGPLGVEIQMSTLPDISVPQCHQIMQETEYGFNLERWILTGQQLVSQVPSCPPYWLMFSTPQETRKLTQRGQDLLPPRPRSHSLSSAEGCWLDHRAVRFLPADSDEEDGSYIDNAGGPRERPRSDPVSRVKDMHLTHSSHLGKPGLSPVLKGHRATSSLPDCRPALRALEQLRSQQASPLSLGQKNSKKRQRSLGRRFSQNTPPAGNSPSRPLQQRPSSAGSAVKNRRRKVLTTPGSRGVFFDSAAELLTALSHEERELLETITEKGYPLRTAILALQKTGYQSPEKVLKYLVACDRLCQLGYDEAQVEEALEMFQNCESKAAEFLHLLTQFDEMGFQQSAIKEVLLVHENHRERALEELMTRMA; from the exons ATGATGAATATTCTGGAGGACGTTCCTTTTCAGACCCCTTTGGGACCGTTAGGTGTTGAGATACAGATGTCGACTTTACCTGATATTTCTGTACCACAATGCCATCAGATCATGCAGGAAACCGAg tATGGATTCAATCTGGAGAGATGGATTTTAACAGGGCAGCAGCTGGTGAGTCAGGTTCCCTCTTGCCCCCCCTACTGGCTGATGTTCAGCACCCCTCAAGAAACTCGCAAGCTCACTCAAAGGGGCCAGGATCTGTTGCCCCCGCGGCCCCGCAGTCACAGCCTGAGCTCCGCGGAGGGCTGCTGGTTGGACCACCGAGCCGTCAGGTTCCTCCCAGCTGACTCCGATGAAGAAGATGGCTCATACATAGATAACGCGGGGGGCCCCAGGGAGCGGCCCCGCAGTGACCCAGTCTCCAGGGTCAAAGACATGCACCTCACTCATTCCTCTCACCTCGGCAAGCCGGGGTTGTCTCCGGTCCTCAAAGGCCACAGAGCCACGTCTTCTCTCCCGGACTGCAGACCAGCTTTACGCGCGCTGGAGCAGCTCAGATCACAGCAGGCCAGCCCGCTGTCTCTGGGGCAGAAGAACAGCAAGAAGAGGCAGCGCTCTCTGGGCAGAAGGTTCTCCCAAAACACTCCGCCCGCCGGGAATTCTCCATCCAGGCCGCTGCAACAACGACCCTCCTCGGCTGGATCTGCTGTCAAAAACCGCAGGAGAAAG GTCCTGACAACTCCTGGCTCTCGTGGGGTTTTCTTTGACTCGGCAGCAGAGCTTCTGACAGCTCTCAGCCACGAGGAGAGGGAGTTACTCGAAACCATCACAGAGAAAGGATATCCGTTACGCACTGCCATCCTGGCTCTGCAGAAAACTGGCTATCAGAGCCCAGAGAAG gtCCTAAAATACCTGGTTGCATGTGATCGTCTTTGCCAGCTGGGCTATGATGAGGCACAAGTGGAGGAAGCTTTGGAGATGTTTCAGAATTGTGAGAGCAAG GCTGCAGAGTTCCTCCACTTGCTGACTCAGTTTGATGAGATGGGCTTCCAGCAGAGCGCAATCAAAGAAGTCCTGCTTGTTCATGAAAACCACCGTGAGCGGGCTCTAGAGGAGCTGATGACTCGCATGGCTTAG